A single Pygocentrus nattereri isolate fPygNat1 chromosome 28, fPygNat1.pri, whole genome shotgun sequence DNA region contains:
- the LOC108434814 gene encoding coiled-coil domain-containing protein 112 isoform X3, whose product MQSSDERVVLAKTADFLQKAEHLRKLADKHAKERKWNNCSRKNDLKDCFCSLEELENKFNSELKIEVIRVRQQLQKIRNSVYRFQGQLIDVKPSPDLIEKLKDIMSEIESSINTFKEEQHQSFEELLKEERTCWQEIWAFEKKIDAWSLTVKKGAEFYITPKVRLCMDKKGKEVLPAEVMALEAFLQQTGGKLGGWDQYDHQSFLKVWTKHHGKPSYRTEAKFYLPSKTEEDIRLHEDWYLELCRLQERKKEAIQKWRAERLREKEARLQDQESEAERREHEAAAAEAQRLKQEEERREAAARLETWRSQRKQQQEQEEEQRLREEILQRKQLKEERRRQLEVKLAIEAHIRQKKEEEELRLLEQEAQERAEMEERQRLAAEGIRRFQERDLHKLETKLQEKQAKEEEELERVKKQAKLKEKVESHITRDPSRLCKPTKGWKEHTKEIGPTGGGPVYQMFHRAVPAWRQGL is encoded by the exons ATGCAGAGTTCAGATGAAAGAGTCGTCCTGGCAAAAACGGCCGATTTTCTCCAAAAGGCTGAACATCTGAGAAAACT GGCTGACAAGcatgcaaaagaaagaaagtggaaTAACTGCAGCAGAAAGAATGACCTTAAAGATTGTTTCTGCAGTTTGGAAGAGCTGGAAAACAAATTCAACAGTGAGCTCAAGATTGAAG TGATAAGAGTGCGGCAGCAACTCCAAAAAATCAGAAATAGTGTCTACAGATTCCAGGGGCAGTTGATTGATGTGAAGCCGTCTCCTGATC TGATAGAAAAATTAAAAGATATCATGAGTGAGATTGAAAGCTCTATCAACACCTTTAAAGAAGAACAGCACCAAAG CTTTGAGGAGCTCTTAAAAGAGGAAAGGACTTGCTGGCAGGAGATATGGGCTTTTGAGAAGAAGATTGATGCTTGGTCATTAACCGTGAAGAAGGGCGCCGAGTTCTACATAACTCCCAAAGTCAGGCTGTGCATGGACAAAAAAGGGAAGGAGGTGCTTCCTGCAGAGGTGATGGCCCTAGAAGCATTCCTGCAGCAGACTGGAGGGAAGCTGGGAGGTTGGGACCAGTATGACCACCAGAGCTTCCTGAAAGTGTGGACCAAGCACCATGGAAAACCCTCATACAGGACAGAGGCTAAGTTTTACTTACCAAGCAAGACTGAGGAGGACATAAGGCTGCATGAGGATTGGTATCTAGAGCTCTGCCGTCTCcaggaaaggaagaaagag GCCATTCAGAAATGGAGAGCTGAaagactgagagaaaaagaagcccGTTTGCAGGATCAGGAGAGTGAggcagaaaggagagagcaTGAAGCGGCAGCTGCAGAGGCCCAGCGCCTCAAACAAGAGGAGGAGCGCAGAGAAGCGGCCGCCCGCCTGGAGACCTGGAGGAGCCAGCGcaagcagcagcaggagcaaGAAGAGGAGCAGAGGCTTAGAGAAGAGATCCTTCAAAGGAAACAACTGAAGGAGGAAAGGCGGAGGCAGCTGGAAGTCAAGTTGGCTATAGAGGCTCACATCAGGCAAAAGAAGGAAGAAGAGGAGCTGCGGCTTTTGGAGCAGGAAGCACAGGAGCGAGCCGAGatggaggagagacagagactggcTGCTGAAGGCATCAGACGTTTtcaagagaga GATCTACACAAGTTAGAGACAAAATTGCAGGAGAAACAGGCCAAAGAGGAGGAAGAGCTGGAACGGGTGAAGAAGCAGGCTAAACTGAAGGAGAAG GTTGAAAGCCACATCACTCGAGACCCTTCAAGACTCTGCAAACCAACCAAAGGATGGAAAGAGCACACCAAAGAGATTGGGCCGACAGGAGGCGGTCCTGTATATCAGATGTTCCATAG GGCAGTACCAGCGTGGAGACAGGGCCTGTAA
- the fem1c gene encoding protein fem-1 homolog C, which translates to MDLKTAVFNAARDGKIKLLQKLLENKTDHEVTKLMAEKTNGATPLLMAARYGHLDLVEYLLECCCAPVEVGGSVNFDGETIEGAPPLWAASAAGHLKVVQSLLGHGASVNSTTLTNSTPLRAACFDGHLDIVKYLVEHKADLEVANRHGHTCLMISCYKGHKEIAQYLLEKGADVNRKSVKGNTALHDCAESGSLEIMKMLLKYGATMEKDGYGMTPLLSASVTGHTNIVDFLTQHPHTSKVERINALELLGATFVDKKRDLLGALKYWKRAMDMRYSDVNNVLLKEEPKELIMAYDYAKEVSTIEELDSLISDPDEMRMQALLIRERILGPSHPDTSYYIRYRGAVYADSGNFEKCINLWKYALDMQQNNLDPLSPMTASSLLSFAELFSFMLQDRAKGLLGTSVSFDDLMGILSKSVLEIERAMKQPHPGPDPAQLSKALSIILHLICLLEKVPCTVEQDHFKKETIYKFLKLHPCGKNGFSPLHLAVDRNTTCVGRYPVCKFPSFQVTSILLECGADVNCRDEDNNSPLHVAASNNHPDIMNLLIACGTHFDSTNSFKQTACDLLDEKEMAKNLIQPINHTTLQCLAARAIIKYDLTYRGNIPEKLEAFVLLHR; encoded by the exons ATGGATTTAAAAACTGCGGTGTTCAACGCAGCCAGAGACGGCAAGATCAAGTTGCTGCAGAAGCTTTTGGAGAATAAAACCGACCATGAGGTGACAAAACTGATGGCTGAGAAGACGAATGGAGCAACACCCTTGCTGATGGCTGCCCGGTATGGGCACCTGGATTTGGTCGAATACCTTCTGGAATGCTGCTGTGCGCCTGTTGAGGTTGGAGGCTCTGTCAACTTTGATGGGGAGACTATTGAAGGAGCCCCTCCGCTGTGGGCTGCGTCAGCGGCCGGCCATCTGAAAGTAGTTCAGTCTTTGCTGGGACACGGTGCTTCTGTGAACAGTACTACGCTTACGAACTCTACCCCTCTGAGAGCAGCTTGTTTTGATGGGCACCTTGATATCGTCAAGTATTTGGTGGAGCACAAAGCAGACCTAGAGGTGGCCAATCGACATGGCCACACTTGCCTCATGATTTCTTGTTATAAGGGCCACAAGGAGATTGCTCAGTATCTGCTGGAAAAAGGTGCTGACGTTAATAGGAAAAGTGTGAAAG GTAACACTGCCTTACATGATTGTGCTGAATCCGGAAGCCTGGAGATCATGAAAATGCTTCTGAAGTATGGTGCCACAATGGAGAAGGATGGTTACGGAATGACCCCACTGCTCTCAGCCAGCGTCACTGGGCACACAAACATTGTAGACTTCCTCACACAGCACCCGCACACAAGTAAAGTAGAACGGATTAATGCTTTGGAACTGTTGGGTGCTACTTTTGTGGACAAAAAGAGAGATCTTCTGGGAGCTCTGAAGTACTGGAAGAGAGCCATGGACATGCGATACAGTGACGTCAACAATGTCCTGTTGAAAGAAGAACCTAAGGAACTTATAATGGCTTACGATTATGCCAAGGAGGTTAGTACCATTGAGGAgctggacagtttgatttcagaCCCAGATGAGATGAGAATGCAGGCTCTTCTTATTAGAGAGCGGATCCTTGGCCCATCGCACCCAGACACATCCTACTACATTCGCTACAGAGGAGCCGTTTATGCAGATTCTGGGAATTTTGAGAAGTGCATCAATTTGTGGAAGTATGCTCTGGACATGCAGCAAAACAACTTGGACCCCCTTAGTCCTATGACGGCTAGCAGTTTGCTCTCATTTGCTGAGCTTTTCTCCTTCATGCTTCAAGACCGAGCCAAAGGCCTGCTGGGAACGTCCGTCTCCTTTGATGACCTTATGGGCATCCTCAGCAAGAGCGTGCTGGAGATCGAGCGCGCTATGAAACAGCCCCACCCGGGTCCAGACCCTGCTCAGTTGAGTAAGGCGCTCTCCATCATCCTCCACCTCATCTGCTTGTTAGAAAAAGTTCCCTGTACTGTCGAACAGGATCACTTCAAGAAAGAAACTATCTACAAGTTCCTCAAGCTGCATCCGTGTGGTAAAAACGGATTCAGCCCCCTGCACCTTGCTGTGGACAGGAATACCACGTGCGTGGGCCGCTACCCGGTCTGCAAGTTTCCCTCCTTCCAGGTGACCTCTATTCTTTTGGAGTGTGGTGCAGACGTAAACTGTCGCGACGAGGATAACAACAGCCCTCTTCACGTGGCCGCCTCCAACAACCACCCTGACATCATGAACCTTCTGATTGCTTGTGGCACACACTTTGACAGCACCAACTCCTTTAAACAGACTGCCTGCGACTTGCTGGATGAGAAGGAGATGGCCAAGAACCTGATCCAGCCTATCAATCACACCACACTACAGTGTTTGGCTGCTCGGGCCATCATCAAATATGATCTCACGTATCGGGGAAATATCCCAGAGAAGCTCGAGGCCTTCGTGCTGCTACACAGATAA
- the LOC108434814 gene encoding coiled-coil domain-containing protein 112 isoform X1: MYYLVKGHHTALKMQSSDERVVLAKTADFLQKAEHLRKLADKHAKERKWNNCSRKNDLKDCFCSLEELENKFNSELKIEVIRVRQQLQKIRNSVYRFQGQLIDVKPSPDLIEKLKDIMSEIESSINTFKEEQHQSFEELLKEERTCWQEIWAFEKKIDAWSLTVKKGAEFYITPKVRLCMDKKGKEVLPAEVMALEAFLQQTGGKLGGWDQYDHQSFLKVWTKHHGKPSYRTEAKFYLPSKTEEDIRLHEDWYLELCRLQERKKEAIQKWRAERLREKEARLQDQESEAERREHEAAAAEAQRLKQEEERREAAARLETWRSQRKQQQEQEEEQRLREEILQRKQLKEERRRQLEVKLAIEAHIRQKKEEEELRLLEQEAQERAEMEERQRLAAEGIRRFQERDLHKLETKLQEKQAKEEEELERVKKQAKLKEKVESHITRDPSRLCKPTKGWKEHTKEIGPTGGGPVYQMFHRAVPAWRQGL, from the exons ATGTATTATTTA GTAAAAGGACATCACACCGCGCTGAAAATGCAGAGTTCAGATGAAAGAGTCGTCCTGGCAAAAACGGCCGATTTTCTCCAAAAGGCTGAACATCTGAGAAAACT GGCTGACAAGcatgcaaaagaaagaaagtggaaTAACTGCAGCAGAAAGAATGACCTTAAAGATTGTTTCTGCAGTTTGGAAGAGCTGGAAAACAAATTCAACAGTGAGCTCAAGATTGAAG TGATAAGAGTGCGGCAGCAACTCCAAAAAATCAGAAATAGTGTCTACAGATTCCAGGGGCAGTTGATTGATGTGAAGCCGTCTCCTGATC TGATAGAAAAATTAAAAGATATCATGAGTGAGATTGAAAGCTCTATCAACACCTTTAAAGAAGAACAGCACCAAAG CTTTGAGGAGCTCTTAAAAGAGGAAAGGACTTGCTGGCAGGAGATATGGGCTTTTGAGAAGAAGATTGATGCTTGGTCATTAACCGTGAAGAAGGGCGCCGAGTTCTACATAACTCCCAAAGTCAGGCTGTGCATGGACAAAAAAGGGAAGGAGGTGCTTCCTGCAGAGGTGATGGCCCTAGAAGCATTCCTGCAGCAGACTGGAGGGAAGCTGGGAGGTTGGGACCAGTATGACCACCAGAGCTTCCTGAAAGTGTGGACCAAGCACCATGGAAAACCCTCATACAGGACAGAGGCTAAGTTTTACTTACCAAGCAAGACTGAGGAGGACATAAGGCTGCATGAGGATTGGTATCTAGAGCTCTGCCGTCTCcaggaaaggaagaaagag GCCATTCAGAAATGGAGAGCTGAaagactgagagaaaaagaagcccGTTTGCAGGATCAGGAGAGTGAggcagaaaggagagagcaTGAAGCGGCAGCTGCAGAGGCCCAGCGCCTCAAACAAGAGGAGGAGCGCAGAGAAGCGGCCGCCCGCCTGGAGACCTGGAGGAGCCAGCGcaagcagcagcaggagcaaGAAGAGGAGCAGAGGCTTAGAGAAGAGATCCTTCAAAGGAAACAACTGAAGGAGGAAAGGCGGAGGCAGCTGGAAGTCAAGTTGGCTATAGAGGCTCACATCAGGCAAAAGAAGGAAGAAGAGGAGCTGCGGCTTTTGGAGCAGGAAGCACAGGAGCGAGCCGAGatggaggagagacagagactggcTGCTGAAGGCATCAGACGTTTtcaagagaga GATCTACACAAGTTAGAGACAAAATTGCAGGAGAAACAGGCCAAAGAGGAGGAAGAGCTGGAACGGGTGAAGAAGCAGGCTAAACTGAAGGAGAAG GTTGAAAGCCACATCACTCGAGACCCTTCAAGACTCTGCAAACCAACCAAAGGATGGAAAGAGCACACCAAAGAGATTGGGCCGACAGGAGGCGGTCCTGTATATCAGATGTTCCATAG GGCAGTACCAGCGTGGAGACAGGGCCTGTAA
- the LOC108434814 gene encoding coiled-coil domain-containing protein 112 isoform X2 — protein MQVKGHHTALKMQSSDERVVLAKTADFLQKAEHLRKLADKHAKERKWNNCSRKNDLKDCFCSLEELENKFNSELKIEVIRVRQQLQKIRNSVYRFQGQLIDVKPSPDLIEKLKDIMSEIESSINTFKEEQHQSFEELLKEERTCWQEIWAFEKKIDAWSLTVKKGAEFYITPKVRLCMDKKGKEVLPAEVMALEAFLQQTGGKLGGWDQYDHQSFLKVWTKHHGKPSYRTEAKFYLPSKTEEDIRLHEDWYLELCRLQERKKEAIQKWRAERLREKEARLQDQESEAERREHEAAAAEAQRLKQEEERREAAARLETWRSQRKQQQEQEEEQRLREEILQRKQLKEERRRQLEVKLAIEAHIRQKKEEEELRLLEQEAQERAEMEERQRLAAEGIRRFQERDLHKLETKLQEKQAKEEEELERVKKQAKLKEKVESHITRDPSRLCKPTKGWKEHTKEIGPTGGGPVYQMFHRAVPAWRQGL, from the exons ATGCAGGTAAAAGGACATCACACCGCGCTGAAAATGCAGAGTTCAGATGAAAGAGTCGTCCTGGCAAAAACGGCCGATTTTCTCCAAAAGGCTGAACATCTGAGAAAACT GGCTGACAAGcatgcaaaagaaagaaagtggaaTAACTGCAGCAGAAAGAATGACCTTAAAGATTGTTTCTGCAGTTTGGAAGAGCTGGAAAACAAATTCAACAGTGAGCTCAAGATTGAAG TGATAAGAGTGCGGCAGCAACTCCAAAAAATCAGAAATAGTGTCTACAGATTCCAGGGGCAGTTGATTGATGTGAAGCCGTCTCCTGATC TGATAGAAAAATTAAAAGATATCATGAGTGAGATTGAAAGCTCTATCAACACCTTTAAAGAAGAACAGCACCAAAG CTTTGAGGAGCTCTTAAAAGAGGAAAGGACTTGCTGGCAGGAGATATGGGCTTTTGAGAAGAAGATTGATGCTTGGTCATTAACCGTGAAGAAGGGCGCCGAGTTCTACATAACTCCCAAAGTCAGGCTGTGCATGGACAAAAAAGGGAAGGAGGTGCTTCCTGCAGAGGTGATGGCCCTAGAAGCATTCCTGCAGCAGACTGGAGGGAAGCTGGGAGGTTGGGACCAGTATGACCACCAGAGCTTCCTGAAAGTGTGGACCAAGCACCATGGAAAACCCTCATACAGGACAGAGGCTAAGTTTTACTTACCAAGCAAGACTGAGGAGGACATAAGGCTGCATGAGGATTGGTATCTAGAGCTCTGCCGTCTCcaggaaaggaagaaagag GCCATTCAGAAATGGAGAGCTGAaagactgagagaaaaagaagcccGTTTGCAGGATCAGGAGAGTGAggcagaaaggagagagcaTGAAGCGGCAGCTGCAGAGGCCCAGCGCCTCAAACAAGAGGAGGAGCGCAGAGAAGCGGCCGCCCGCCTGGAGACCTGGAGGAGCCAGCGcaagcagcagcaggagcaaGAAGAGGAGCAGAGGCTTAGAGAAGAGATCCTTCAAAGGAAACAACTGAAGGAGGAAAGGCGGAGGCAGCTGGAAGTCAAGTTGGCTATAGAGGCTCACATCAGGCAAAAGAAGGAAGAAGAGGAGCTGCGGCTTTTGGAGCAGGAAGCACAGGAGCGAGCCGAGatggaggagagacagagactggcTGCTGAAGGCATCAGACGTTTtcaagagaga GATCTACACAAGTTAGAGACAAAATTGCAGGAGAAACAGGCCAAAGAGGAGGAAGAGCTGGAACGGGTGAAGAAGCAGGCTAAACTGAAGGAGAAG GTTGAAAGCCACATCACTCGAGACCCTTCAAGACTCTGCAAACCAACCAAAGGATGGAAAGAGCACACCAAAGAGATTGGGCCGACAGGAGGCGGTCCTGTATATCAGATGTTCCATAG GGCAGTACCAGCGTGGAGACAGGGCCTGTAA